One window of the Lactococcus lactis genome contains the following:
- a CDS encoding ABC transporter ATP-binding protein — protein sequence MAELAVKIDHVSKYFRLPTEASTSLRTTLVNRFRGIKGYKEQHVLKDIDFEVEKGDFFGIVGRNGSGKSTLLKIISQIYVPEKGKVTVNGKLVSFIELGVGFNPELTGRENVYMNGAMLGFSTQEIDEMYDEIVDFAELHEFMNQKLKNYSSGMQVRLAFSVAIKARGDVLVLDEVLAVGDEAFQRKCNDYFLERKKSGLTTILVTHDMNAVKKYCNKAVLIEDGLIKVAGNVDKVANQYSLDNLKRLKAAQEESTEEVEEFVSDLKVNLLSPVQTTPEQPIKFEVSYNVKEDIKTYVAFSLTDADRNIWIYNDNSMDYLTEGQGEKRAVYECKLDQVNNLKLKLQVSVRNAKDEMVAYDIDEKIIIINRLDIPKDDLSAKDSASGLILRNGDWNFG from the coding sequence ATGGCTGAATTAGCAGTAAAAATTGATCATGTAAGTAAGTATTTTCGTCTTCCGACAGAAGCGAGTACAAGCCTTCGGACAACTCTTGTCAATCGATTTAGAGGAATCAAAGGTTATAAAGAACAACATGTCCTAAAAGACATTGATTTTGAAGTAGAAAAAGGTGATTTCTTTGGGATTGTTGGTCGTAATGGGTCAGGTAAATCAACACTTTTAAAAATCATTTCTCAAATTTATGTTCCAGAAAAAGGAAAAGTTACCGTTAATGGTAAATTAGTTTCTTTCATTGAACTTGGTGTTGGTTTCAATCCCGAGCTTACAGGCCGTGAAAATGTTTATATGAACGGTGCGATGCTTGGATTTTCAACTCAAGAAATTGATGAAATGTATGACGAAATTGTCGATTTTGCAGAGTTACATGAGTTTATGAACCAAAAACTCAAAAATTATTCTAGTGGAATGCAAGTTCGTTTGGCTTTCTCAGTTGCTATCAAAGCAAGAGGAGATGTTCTTGTTTTAGATGAAGTTTTGGCTGTTGGGGATGAAGCATTCCAAAGAAAATGTAATGATTATTTCTTGGAAAGAAAAAAATCTGGATTGACAACCATTTTAGTTACCCATGACATGAATGCCGTAAAAAAATATTGTAATAAAGCGGTACTTATCGAAGATGGTCTAATTAAAGTTGCAGGAAATGTAGATAAAGTTGCTAACCAATACAGTTTGGACAATTTAAAACGTCTTAAAGCGGCTCAAGAAGAATCAACAGAAGAAGTTGAAGAGTTTGTCAGTGATTTAAAAGTAAATTTATTATCACCAGTACAAACAACGCCAGAACAACCCATTAAATTTGAAGTTTCTTATAATGTTAAAGAAGATATTAAAACTTATGTTGCTTTCTCATTAACCGATGCAGACCGTAATATCTGGATTTATAATGACAACTCAATGGATTACCTGACCGAAGGTCAAGGTGAAAAACGAGCTGTTTATGAATGCAAACTAGACCAAGTTAATAATTTAAAACTCAAGCTACAAGTTTCAGTGCGGAATGCCAAAGATGAAATGGTTGCTTATGATATCGATGAAAAAATCATTATTATTAATCGTCTCGACATTCCAAAAGATGACCTCAGTGCTAAAGATTCAGCAAGCGGCCTAATCTTGCGGAATGGAGATTGGAATTTTGGTTAA
- a CDS encoding rhamnan synthesis F family protein, translated as MNNKLLLYVHFNRNNELSDHVIYQLTHLRQNFKEIFFISNSQMDENDLSTLTGQNLIDGFMQRENKGYDFVAWSDAMKHYGFDKLASYDSVTVMNDTCFGPVYDFEGILAKFDKDTSVDFWGITNNRSHKVKPWENREAIVLPDHIQSYFVNYKQKIVKSGAFENFWANIEVLDDVVEVIVKYETAMTKYFEDAGFKSGVVFDTRKEEWAGMLVHDFSVFNLPELLKRHIPFLKIKAFSYGAENIYTPLVIERLKQETSFPVKLIVNHMTEVDYPDREYMLEEKTLKFTKEVSSKTNLKIGIHLHAFYLDLIPEYLNYFDKYVQNYDLYITTDTEEKYEEILKNYPLPQIKKVIVTGNKGRDVLPWMQVSELMTDYDLCGHFHTKKSKDNDWIVGESWRRDIEYSLLEPAQAIFHEFEKNPKLGLMIADVPSFFEHFYGPTYITERDIWPDMQEIWQKIDFENSKELKQKDSYVMSYGTMIWYRPQALNNLLNVNIQADVPEEPLPYNSILHAFERLLVYVSWANGYDFRISQIQTNNGFVANISANRLLRSVETDLTQTKLRDLVKMIFKKIKVIIVYRLGLNKKNK; from the coding sequence ATGAACAATAAATTATTACTATACGTACATTTTAACCGAAATAACGAATTAAGCGACCATGTTATATATCAACTAACCCATTTACGTCAGAATTTTAAAGAGATTTTCTTCATTTCAAATAGTCAGATGGATGAGAACGATTTATCAACATTAACAGGGCAAAATCTTATTGACGGTTTTATGCAACGTGAAAACAAGGGGTATGATTTTGTCGCTTGGTCAGACGCGATGAAGCATTATGGATTTGATAAATTGGCTTCGTATGATTCAGTTACTGTTATGAATGATACATGTTTTGGTCCTGTTTATGATTTTGAAGGAATTTTAGCAAAATTTGACAAAGATACAAGCGTTGACTTTTGGGGAATTACTAATAATCGAAGCCATAAGGTAAAACCTTGGGAAAATCGAGAAGCGATTGTATTACCAGACCATATTCAAAGCTATTTTGTCAACTATAAACAAAAAATTGTAAAGAGTGGAGCATTTGAAAATTTTTGGGCAAATATTGAAGTTTTAGATGATGTTGTAGAAGTTATCGTAAAATACGAAACAGCAATGACCAAGTATTTTGAAGATGCTGGATTTAAGTCAGGAGTTGTATTTGATACACGTAAAGAAGAGTGGGCAGGCATGCTTGTCCATGATTTTTCCGTATTCAATTTACCAGAATTGTTGAAAAGACACATTCCTTTCCTAAAAATAAAAGCTTTCAGCTATGGTGCAGAAAATATTTATACTCCTTTAGTGATTGAACGTTTAAAACAAGAAACTTCTTTTCCGGTTAAACTTATTGTTAATCACATGACAGAAGTAGATTATCCGGACCGTGAATACATGTTAGAAGAAAAAACACTGAAATTCACAAAAGAAGTAAGTTCGAAAACTAATTTGAAAATTGGTATTCACCTTCATGCATTTTATCTTGACCTAATTCCTGAATATCTTAATTATTTTGATAAATATGTTCAAAATTATGATTTATATATCACCACAGATACAGAAGAAAAGTATGAAGAAATTCTTAAAAATTATCCTCTTCCACAAATAAAAAAAGTTATCGTAACCGGTAATAAAGGAAGAGACGTTCTTCCGTGGATGCAAGTTTCAGAATTAATGACAGATTATGACCTTTGCGGACATTTTCACACTAAAAAATCAAAAGATAATGATTGGATTGTGGGAGAATCTTGGAGACGAGATATTGAATATTCTTTATTAGAACCTGCTCAAGCTATTTTTCATGAATTTGAAAAAAATCCAAAGCTTGGCTTAATGATTGCTGACGTTCCATCATTTTTTGAACATTTTTATGGGCCAACATACATCACCGAACGTGATATTTGGCCAGATATGCAAGAAATTTGGCAAAAAATAGACTTTGAAAATTCCAAAGAATTGAAGCAGAAAGATAGCTATGTAATGAGTTACGGCACAATGATTTGGTATCGTCCTCAAGCTTTGAATAACTTATTAAATGTTAATATTCAGGCTGACGTTCCAGAAGAGCCTTTACCATATAATAGTATTTTACATGCATTTGAACGCCTTCTTGTTTATGTTTCGTGGGCAAATGGCTATGATTTCCGTATTTCTCAAATACAAACAAATAATGGGTTTGTTGCGAACATTTCAGCAAATCGACTCTTACGTTCTGTAGAGACTGATTTAACACAGACAAAATTACGGGATCTGGTTAAAATGATTTTTAAAAAGATTAAAGTAATTATTGTATACCGTTTAGGACTTAATAAAAAAAATAAGTAA
- a CDS encoding lipopolysaccharide biosynthesis protein, with the protein MKNEFKTGIFFTAIAQYSTVIVQLIINMILSRLLTPEEIGMVTIVQVIIFFFQLLAGSAIGPAIIQNKNLNEKDYGIIFNYSVIFGIFLVLAFGFGGGIILSTIYSNPIYIPLCWAMTPIIMMSSMVQVPNGILGKEKRFKEISIRLLLSGILGAIFGITAAFLHAGVYAMVLVYVVTDLTSFLLTFKIVKIDYTRSLNFKPVREILPFVKHQTGFSVINYFYRNLDNLLVGKFLGTTLLGNYSKSYQLLSFPITIFLNVINPVMQPILAEHEKNVVLIRDTYLKVCRLLAIVAIPVSIFFSLNAGPIIYLLFGKQWSMAILPLSILSLSICPQMLSQSMSAIWQSRNLTKIQSVSGFISLGIISLCIFIGILGGNLTSVSIAVSGAYFLNFIVSGSLLMRRALDSNFFQLFKVIIKPLFLGIILSVIVILTNPYISFSNLFITLLLRGIIWLIIVALFLVVTGELKKIKEMVKK; encoded by the coding sequence ATGAAAAACGAATTTAAAACAGGAATCTTTTTTACTGCAATTGCCCAGTATAGTACAGTTATTGTACAACTTATAATTAATATGATTCTTTCACGATTATTAACTCCTGAAGAAATTGGGATGGTTACTATCGTGCAAGTTATTATATTTTTCTTCCAACTTTTAGCCGGATCAGCAATTGGACCTGCTATCATCCAAAACAAAAATTTGAATGAAAAAGACTACGGAATAATTTTTAACTATTCTGTTATTTTTGGTATATTTTTGGTTCTTGCTTTTGGCTTTGGAGGGGGAATAATCCTTAGCACTATTTATAGTAATCCAATATATATCCCACTATGTTGGGCAATGACGCCTATTATTATGATGAGTTCTATGGTACAAGTTCCTAATGGAATTCTTGGTAAAGAAAAGCGATTCAAAGAAATAAGTATTCGTTTACTTTTATCAGGTATTTTGGGAGCGATTTTTGGTATTACGGCAGCTTTTCTACACGCTGGAGTTTATGCAATGGTTCTTGTCTATGTTGTCACTGACTTAACAAGTTTTCTATTGACCTTTAAAATTGTTAAGATAGATTATACTAGATCTCTAAATTTTAAACCAGTTAGAGAAATTTTACCTTTTGTTAAACATCAGACAGGATTCTCCGTTATCAATTATTTTTATCGAAATTTGGACAATTTATTAGTTGGGAAATTTCTTGGCACTACACTGCTAGGAAATTATTCAAAGAGTTATCAACTTTTATCTTTCCCAATTACAATTTTTTTGAATGTTATCAATCCAGTGATGCAACCTATTCTGGCTGAACATGAAAAAAATGTTGTATTAATTAGAGATACCTACCTCAAAGTTTGTCGCCTCCTTGCAATTGTTGCTATTCCAGTTTCAATTTTCTTTTCATTAAATGCGGGTCCTATTATTTATTTACTTTTTGGTAAGCAATGGAGTATGGCAATTCTCCCACTTTCTATACTAAGTTTAAGTATTTGTCCCCAAATGTTGTCACAGTCAATGTCTGCAATTTGGCAATCTCGTAACCTTACTAAAATTCAATCAGTAAGTGGTTTTATTTCTCTTGGAATCATCAGCTTATGTATTTTCATAGGGATTTTAGGTGGTAACTTAACTAGTGTTTCAATTGCCGTTTCAGGAGCATATTTCTTGAATTTTATTGTTTCTGGAAGTCTATTGATGAGACGTGCCTTAGATAGTAACTTTTTCCAACTTTTTAAAGTAATTATTAAACCACTATTTTTAGGAATCATTTTGAGTGTTATTGTCATTTTAACCAATCCATATATTAGTTTTTCAAATCTGTTTATCACTCTGTTACTGAGAGGGATTATTTGGCTAATTATTGTTGCACTATTTTTAGTCGTTACAGGAGAACTTAAGAAAATTAAGGAAATGGTAAAAAAATGA
- a CDS encoding ABC transporter permease yields the protein MNFFSRRNQILLKELIKTDFKLRYQGSVIGYLWSILKPLLLFLILYLVFVRFMRFGEAIPHFAVALLLGITIWNFFSEATNMGMLSIVSRGDLLRKVNFSKPVLIFSVVANAFINLMISLVVVIIFALINGVQMSWTVIFAVPLLLELIIFTMGIAFILSTLFVYFRDLGPIWEVVMQAAFYGTPIIYPVTQISTSHLEIAKILMLNPMAQIVQDMRYILTFSNNANPTLWQMWHNPFVIIVPYILPILVFGLGLWIFTKNSKKFAEVI from the coding sequence ATGAATTTCTTCAGCCGTAGAAATCAAATTCTACTTAAAGAGTTAATTAAAACTGACTTTAAACTTCGTTACCAAGGAAGTGTCATAGGTTACCTATGGTCTATCTTAAAACCCCTTTTACTTTTCTTGATTCTCTATCTCGTCTTCGTAAGATTCATGCGTTTTGGGGAAGCAATTCCTCACTTTGCTGTTGCTCTGTTACTCGGGATTACAATCTGGAATTTCTTTAGTGAAGCAACAAATATGGGAATGCTCTCAATTGTCAGCCGTGGAGATTTATTGCGAAAAGTTAACTTTTCAAAGCCTGTCCTCATCTTCTCAGTTGTTGCCAACGCTTTTATTAATTTAATGATTTCTTTAGTTGTCGTTATTATCTTTGCTTTAATTAATGGCGTACAAATGAGCTGGACAGTAATATTCGCCGTTCCTTTACTTCTAGAATTAATCATCTTCACGATGGGAATTGCCTTTATCCTTTCAACCCTTTTTGTTTATTTCCGTGATTTAGGACCAATTTGGGAAGTAGTAATGCAAGCAGCTTTCTACGGAACACCAATTATCTATCCAGTAACACAAATCTCAACTTCACATCTTGAAATTGCCAAAATATTGATGCTTAATCCAATGGCTCAAATTGTTCAAGATATGCGTTATATTTTAACTTTTAGTAACAATGCCAATCCAACACTATGGCAAATGTGGCACAATCCTTTTGTAATTATCGTTCCATATATCTTGCCGATTCTTGTATTCGGACTTGGACTTTGGATATTTACTAAAAACTCTAAGAAATTCGCAGAAGTTATTTAA
- a CDS encoding glycosyltransferase family 2 protein codes for MKILLIIPAYNEGEGILENLKIVEDYQATCPYQLDYVVINDGSTDNEEEILMANNINHVELIQNLGIGGAVQTGYLYALQNSYDIAVQFDGDGQHDIHSLPNLVEPILNDEADFTVGSRFLDESNSEFKSSKSRQMGIKILSSLIYMSSKIKIKDVTSGYRAGNRKVIEQFVKRYPRQYPEPESYMHLFSKNIRVKEVGVRMFERTTGVSSINMLKGVNYMVSVSLAILASSVLGKEKP; via the coding sequence ATGAAAATTTTACTAATTATCCCGGCTTATAATGAGGGCGAAGGAATATTAGAAAATCTAAAAATTGTAGAGGACTATCAAGCCACTTGTCCTTATCAATTAGATTATGTAGTAATAAATGATGGATCCACTGACAACGAAGAAGAAATTTTGATGGCAAACAACATTAACCACGTTGAATTGATTCAAAATCTCGGAATAGGTGGAGCCGTACAAACAGGTTATCTTTATGCCCTACAAAATTCTTACGATATAGCCGTTCAATTTGATGGAGATGGTCAGCATGATATCCATTCTTTACCAAATCTGGTAGAGCCTATTTTGAATGATGAAGCTGATTTTACCGTTGGTTCTAGATTTTTAGACGAAAGCAATTCTGAATTTAAGTCTTCAAAATCACGTCAAATGGGTATAAAAATTCTATCATCTTTAATTTATATGTCTTCTAAAATAAAAATTAAAGATGTTACCAGCGGTTATCGAGCAGGAAATCGTAAAGTGATTGAGCAATTTGTTAAAAGATATCCAAGACAATATCCAGAACCTGAAAGCTACATGCACCTCTTTTCTAAAAATATTCGTGTAAAAGAAGTGGGAGTAAGGATGTTTGAGCGAACTACTGGAGTTTCAAGTATTAATATGCTTAAAGGCGTGAACTATATGGTTAGCGTATCTCTAGCAATTTTAGCAAGCTCTGTGTTAGGAAAGGAGAAACCATAA
- a CDS encoding DUF2304 domain-containing protein, whose product MPIQLRILAIVLAVLFFVYTIRLVRKDKAEVRHMLKWLILALIMLIGAIFPEVGSNIAHFFGIETLTALTLFMLVGILLIISLKYQMSLISAEKQIKNLIQEVSLLNKKIKELERKNDKKE is encoded by the coding sequence ATGCCGATACAACTTCGGATATTAGCCATCGTTCTTGCTGTGCTTTTCTTTGTCTATACCATAAGATTGGTTAGAAAAGATAAGGCAGAGGTAAGGCATATGTTGAAATGGCTTATCTTGGCTCTCATCATGTTGATCGGAGCTATATTTCCGGAAGTGGGAAGTAATATTGCCCACTTCTTCGGAATTGAAACTCTAACAGCACTTACTTTATTCATGTTGGTAGGTATTCTTCTAATTATTTCCTTAAAGTATCAAATGTCTTTAATATCAGCTGAAAAACAGATTAAGAATTTGATACAAGAGGTATCCTTGTTGAATAAGAAAATAAAAGAGCTGGAGAGAAAAAATGATAAAAAAGAATAA
- a CDS encoding DUF2142 domain-containing protein: MVKEKTQTKKLMKPERLFLIVTLVAGLIFAIAQPLFIEPDSSYHFDKSSYLSNTVVDRTKIGFPAEDYQSAPLPFTTVTTKMKDGTYFKDFFETKLPLVSKSKVTDKRALGKKWYQDIMHLIPALGVKVGYMIYPSVGSMVLVARLFSLIFFVLTMYFIIKKLKAYQMIFTIISVTPVAIQFATSLSYDSYNYIVFAWLSATLINLAVELQENKEIQLKDFFLRIILPSIALYFSKANSRLLYLIVLAVFIVIVAKKLKLSLTKLQVLIGSGVLIGLGALVYIFRYHDQLCLVVSKFLYTFMEPYYSVLTTQVISGTSTAAIPAWFYPIQYGALILLFLSYTKEQVPRWFAWLGLLINLINLFGVLFKFAIDPAFTEHVITGPQGRYFTVFILLLAPILALLAQKISVKSTGSWLRRIVLFVSLMALALNLGVTTLRSYHLHLPMDEYRSGIEHYIFK; this comes from the coding sequence TTGGTTAAAGAAAAGACTCAAACTAAAAAATTAATGAAACCAGAGCGACTTTTTTTAATTGTTACTCTTGTTGCTGGCTTGATTTTTGCGATTGCTCAACCACTTTTTATTGAGCCGGATTCAAGTTATCATTTTGATAAATCGTCTTATCTTTCAAATACAGTTGTGGATAGAACAAAAATTGGCTTTCCTGCTGAGGATTATCAATCAGCACCCCTTCCTTTTACAACGGTCACAACGAAAATGAAAGATGGAACTTATTTCAAAGATTTTTTTGAAACAAAACTTCCACTGGTTTCTAAAAGTAAAGTAACAGATAAGCGTGCCTTAGGAAAAAAATGGTATCAGGATATCATGCATTTGATTCCTGCTTTGGGCGTAAAAGTGGGTTATATGATTTACCCATCAGTAGGTTCGATGGTCTTGGTTGCTCGGTTATTTAGTTTAATTTTCTTTGTTTTGACGATGTATTTTATCATCAAAAAACTAAAAGCTTACCAAATGATATTCACAATCATATCTGTCACTCCTGTTGCTATTCAATTTGCTACAAGTTTAAGTTATGATTCTTATAATTATATTGTTTTTGCTTGGCTAAGTGCAACCTTGATTAACTTGGCAGTAGAGTTGCAAGAAAATAAAGAAATTCAGCTAAAAGATTTTTTCTTAAGAATTATTCTTCCGTCGATTGCCTTGTATTTTTCAAAGGCCAACTCACGCTTACTTTATTTAATTGTTTTGGCAGTATTTATAGTAATAGTTGCGAAAAAATTAAAACTTAGCTTAACAAAACTACAAGTTCTTATTGGAAGTGGTGTATTAATTGGCCTAGGAGCTTTGGTTTATATTTTTAGATATCATGACCAATTATGCCTTGTAGTAAGTAAGTTCCTTTACACGTTCATGGAGCCTTATTACTCAGTATTAACAACTCAAGTTATCAGTGGAACTTCAACAGCAGCAATACCTGCTTGGTTTTATCCAATCCAATATGGTGCATTAATTCTTTTATTCTTATCTTATACTAAAGAACAAGTGCCGCGTTGGTTTGCATGGTTAGGTTTACTTATTAACTTGATTAATCTGTTTGGAGTATTATTTAAATTTGCCATTGACCCAGCTTTTACTGAACACGTAATCACAGGGCCACAAGGAAGATACTTCACAGTCTTTATCTTACTCTTGGCACCAATTTTGGCCCTTCTAGCCCAAAAAATTTCAGTTAAATCAACTGGAAGTTGGTTGAGAAGAATCGTACTTTTTGTTAGTTTAATGGCCCTTGCCTTGAACTTAGGTGTTACCACACTTAGGTCTTACCACTTGCATCTACCAATGGATGAATACCGCTCAGGAATAGAACATTATATCTTTAAATAG
- a CDS encoding glycosyltransferase family 4 protein: protein MKEKTVAIFNGYYIPHLGGVERYTYNIAKKLTEKGYRVIIITTQHDENLTNEEIQEGIKIYRLPIKNLWKNRYPFLKKNRIYHSLIEKIETESIDYYVANTRFHIPAILGVKMAKAKGKEAIVIEHGSSYLTLNNPILDFILRKIEQWLIGRVKKDTSLFYGVSNEASEWLKTFNIKAKGVLSNAVAVDEYLNQKIEKDENKITISYAGRLIPQMKGVEILLSTFSKLSKERKNLELIIAGDGPLLKEVQRNYSQDNIKFLGYVPYEKVLEIDAKSDVFVLMSRSEGFATAMLEAAMLENVIVTTSTVGGAKDIMPDETYGYIIENNETELFETLTKVLDNKEQMRSMQKKISKNVLENFTWEQSAKRFIKVFNELDEK from the coding sequence ATGAAGGAAAAAACAGTTGCAATTTTTAATGGTTATTATATTCCCCATCTTGGAGGAGTAGAACGTTATACTTATAATATCGCTAAGAAGTTGACTGAAAAGGGTTACCGTGTTATTATCATAACAACCCAACATGATGAAAACTTAACTAATGAAGAAATTCAAGAAGGAATAAAAATTTATCGCTTGCCCATAAAAAATCTTTGGAAAAATAGATATCCTTTTTTGAAAAAAAATCGAATTTATCACTCATTAATAGAAAAAATTGAAACAGAATCAATTGATTATTATGTTGCCAATACTCGCTTCCATATTCCAGCTATTCTTGGTGTTAAAATGGCAAAAGCAAAAGGAAAAGAAGCTATTGTAATTGAACATGGTTCGTCTTATTTGACATTAAATAATCCTATTTTAGACTTTATATTGAGAAAAATAGAACAATGGCTTATTGGAAGGGTGAAAAAAGATACAAGTTTATTCTATGGTGTTTCAAACGAAGCATCCGAGTGGTTAAAAACTTTTAATATAAAAGCTAAAGGGGTCTTATCTAATGCAGTTGCTGTTGATGAGTATCTTAATCAAAAAATCGAAAAAGATGAAAATAAGATTACTATATCCTATGCAGGTCGTCTGATTCCTCAAATGAAAGGTGTAGAAATACTCCTATCTACTTTTTCTAAACTCTCAAAAGAACGAAAAAATTTAGAATTAATTATTGCAGGGGATGGTCCACTTTTAAAAGAGGTTCAAAGAAATTATTCACAAGACAATATCAAGTTTTTGGGGTATGTTCCTTATGAGAAAGTATTAGAAATTGATGCAAAATCAGATGTGTTTGTGCTCATGTCTCGTAGTGAAGGTTTTGCAACGGCGATGCTAGAAGCGGCGATGTTAGAGAATGTTATCGTAACAACTTCGACTGTTGGAGGGGCTAAAGATATTATGCCCGATGAAACTTATGGCTATATTATTGAAAATAATGAAACAGAATTATTTGAAACATTAACAAAAGTTTTAGATAATAAAGAGCAGATGAGATCAATGCAGAAGAAAATTTCTAAAAATGTGTTGGAAAATTTCACATGGGAGCAGTCTGCAAAACGGTTTATAAAAGTTTTTAACGAATTGGATGAAAAATAA
- a CDS encoding NAD-dependent epimerase/dehydratase family protein: MIKKNNVLITGGAGFIGSSLANVLLPQNKVTVIDNLSMGDFKNLHESANLTKILGDVTDKKLLTKVFEENDFDYIFHLAAIASVADSVARPYETHQVNFDSTMMILEILRQNKKSLKRFVFSSSAAVYGDEPTLPKTEESTIRPLTPYAIDKFASEKMAMIYYNLYDIPASATRFFNVYGPNQNPNSPYSGFISILVNRLRENTELTIFGDGEQSRDFVYIEDVIQALLLIATSNQSLGEVYNVGTGIKNTINDLTKFAQKFTDKELSIKYDAARQGDIKDSLSDVSKLESIGYKPNFDLADGMKKYLNYEFK; encoded by the coding sequence ATGATAAAAAAGAATAATGTATTAATAACGGGTGGGGCAGGATTTATTGGCTCAAGTTTAGCCAATGTGTTATTACCTCAAAACAAAGTTACTGTTATTGACAATCTTTCAATGGGTGATTTTAAAAATCTGCACGAGTCAGCTAATCTGACGAAAATTTTAGGTGATGTTACGGATAAAAAACTTTTGACAAAAGTTTTTGAAGAAAATGATTTTGATTATATTTTTCACTTAGCGGCAATTGCCTCAGTAGCAGATTCAGTTGCTCGCCCTTATGAAACTCATCAAGTTAATTTTGACAGTACGATGATGATTTTAGAAATTTTACGTCAAAATAAAAAATCATTGAAACGATTTGTTTTCTCCTCAAGTGCTGCTGTTTATGGTGACGAACCTACGCTCCCTAAAACTGAAGAAAGTACAATTCGTCCTCTTACTCCCTATGCGATTGATAAATTTGCTTCTGAAAAAATGGCGATGATTTATTATAATTTATATGATATTCCTGCCAGTGCAACACGCTTTTTCAACGTTTATGGACCTAATCAAAACCCTAATTCTCCATATTCAGGTTTTATCTCCATTCTTGTTAATCGTTTACGAGAAAATACAGAATTAACCATTTTTGGAGATGGAGAACAATCTCGAGATTTTGTTTATATAGAAGATGTTATTCAAGCATTACTGTTAATAGCAACCTCTAATCAATCTTTGGGGGAAGTCTACAATGTTGGAACAGGAATCAAAAATACTATAAATGATTTGACGAAATTTGCTCAGAAATTTACAGATAAAGAATTATCAATAAAATATGATGCTGCACGTCAAGGAGATATAAAGGATTCATTATCAGATGTTTCAAAACTTGAAAGCATAGGATATAAACCTAACTTTGATTTAGCTGACGGAATGAAGAAGTATCTCAACTACGAGTTTAAATAA
- a CDS encoding glycosyltransferase family 2 protein encodes MDKKVSVVVTCYNHEKYIEECLRSIFGQTHQEIELLIFNDGSTDASGEVISEVLQDSPFTETHYFSEKNRGLAYVRNDALSKMTGDFLLFVDSDNFLNDDHIEKLLTELSVTNSDIAYCQLWDFNAQRDVLRPDLEYSFEKEIVGNLIDASSLVRTSKIVDAKFDESLNNQTLEDYDFWLNLIINNEAKPVYVSTTKLNYRVLNESLSKRGNWENYYKSYFYIINKYIQKIPAELIEALQKNLLLWVDNYQNLVIDSEQKLADKEQELINHNTQEEIMRKIIADKDTHIANQEKMISDITNSLAYRILNKLLHPLGKKHEQ; translated from the coding sequence ATGGATAAAAAAGTATCAGTCGTAGTGACATGTTATAATCATGAAAAATACATTGAGGAATGCTTGCGCAGTATCTTTGGGCAAACTCATCAAGAAATAGAACTCTTAATTTTTAATGATGGTTCAACAGATGCTTCTGGAGAGGTAATTTCAGAAGTGTTGCAAGATTCTCCGTTTACAGAAACACATTATTTTTCAGAAAAAAATAGAGGTTTGGCCTACGTCCGAAATGATGCTTTGAGTAAAATGACTGGCGATTTTCTGTTGTTCGTAGATAGTGATAACTTTTTAAATGATGATCATATCGAAAAATTACTGACAGAATTGTCAGTAACAAATTCAGACATTGCTTATTGTCAACTTTGGGATTTTAATGCCCAAAGAGACGTTTTACGTCCAGACTTAGAATACAGCTTTGAAAAAGAAATTGTGGGGAATTTAATTGATGCCTCATCACTTGTCAGGACTTCTAAGATTGTTGATGCAAAATTTGATGAATCTTTGAATAACCAAACTCTTGAAGATTACGACTTTTGGCTTAATTTAATTATAAACAATGAAGCAAAACCAGTTTATGTCTCCACTACAAAGTTAAATTATAGAGTATTAAATGAGTCCTTAAGTAAGCGCGGCAATTGGGAAAATTATTATAAATCCTATTTCTATATCATCAACAAATATATTCAAAAAATTCCAGCAGAATTGATAGAAGCCTTACAAAAAAATTTACTACTTTGGGTAGACAACTACCAAAATCTAGTAATTGATAGTGAGCAAAAACTTGCTGACAAAGAACAAGAACTCATTAATCATAATACCCAAGAAGAGATAATGAGAAAAATCATAGCTGACAAAGATACTCATATTGCTAACCAAGAAAAAATGATTTCTGATATCACCAACTCCCTAGCTTATCGAATATTAAACAAACTTCTACACCCCTTAGGAAAGAAACATGAACAATAA